The window GTTATGGCATTCGCTACCAAGGCTTACTAATGTAATTTTTTTCCAAAAAGGCTTCGAGGGATAGAAAAAATTCATATTTTCTATGTTCCATGCTATGATAGGGTAGAAGCTCTATATTGGACAATATAAAGGAGGATACATAAATGATCGAAGGAATGATCCACTCCCATGTTGGTGGATGGTCACTAGCTATTGTGCTTATACTTCTAGCCGTCATTTTCTTGAAGACAGGCCAAAAGAAAGTCTCCAAAATTCTTCACATGATTTTACGTCTCGTGTATGTAATCATCATTATTTCAGGAGGCTATTTATATAGCTTATACTTCCAAGGTGCAGGAAATCTTGGCGAAGCTACTGTAAAAGCTTTAGCTGGTTTATGGGTAATTTTTTCTATGGAAATGATTCTTGTCAAAATGGGAAAAGACAAGCCTACATTAAGCTACTGGATCCAATTGATTATTGCTTTAGCTATTACGTTAGTTTTAGGATTTGGTCGTTTAGAACTTGGTTTTTTACCTTAATTAATGGGAAGCACTACCTTTATTGGTAGTGCTTTTCTTATACTATCAAAATTTACAGTTTTAGTTGGTGTGAGTTCACATCATGTATGTTTTTTATTAGCAAAACTCGTCCCTACATATTTTGTCATGTTCAATTATATACATATAGTTATAAGGTTTTACTATATCCTAAATTTGTGGAACCTTTATGTGGAAAAACACATAAACATGATTAGGTATTAGGAAAGGATGAATCACATGTGTGGAATTAGTGGTTGGGCTGATTTTCAAAAAGACCTTACATCCCAGAGGGACACCGTAGAGAAAATGGCGAAACAGCTTGAACTACGTGGACCTGATGAAGCCAATACTTGGGTCAGCCCGCGTGCAGCTTTTGGTCACCAACGATTAATTGTTGTCGATCCAACTGGTGGTGGTCAACCCATGCAGAGAGTACATGATGGACATCAATATGTCCTTTGTTACAATGGAGAATTATATAATACAGAAGATTTGAGAAGAGAACTGGTTCAACATGGATGGAGCTTTCAATCCCATTCTGATACAGAGGTTTTACTCACTAGTTATATGGAATGGAAGGAAGATTGTGTCCATAAACTGAATGGTATTTTTGCTTTTGCCATTTGGGATGAGAAGGCACAAGAGTTGTTTGTAGCAAGAGACCGCTTAGGGGTAAAACCATTGTTCTACCATTATGAAAACGGTAGTTTATTATTTGCTTCTGAAATAAAGGCTTTACTTGCTCATCCGAAACTTAAACCTGTGGTCAATGAAGAAGGGCTTAGTGAAATTCTTGCTTTAGGACCTTCAAGAACCCCTGGGCATGGTGTTTTTAAAGATATCCATGAGCTTCGTCCGGGACATATAGGGACATTGAATGCCAATGGATGGAGAGTCAATCGATACTGGAATGTAGAAAGCAAGGAGCATACAGAATCCCTAGAGGAAACCGCTGACCATATTCGTTTTCTATTAAAGGATTCCATTGAACGCCAGCTTATATCTGATGTTCCGATTGGCACCTTCTTATCAGGTGGCGTTGACTCTAGCGCGATTACTGCAATTGCAGCTGAAAAATTAAAAAAAGAGTCAGGTGCTACATTGCCAACCTTTTCTATTGATTTTGAGGAAAATGAAAAATATTTTAAAAAGAGTAAGTTCCAGCCCAACAGCGATGTAGAATTTATCATTAAAATGACAGAAGAGCATGGAACGAATCATTTTTCTGCAGTAATGGATAACGAAGTCTTGGCTGATTTGCTCAAAGAAGCAACGGAGTTAAGAGATTTACCGGGAATGGCCGATGTTGATTCTTCCTTACTCTGGTTTTGCCGAGAAATTAAAAAAGAAGTTACTGTAGCCTTGTCAGGTGAATGTGCTGATGAAATTTTTGGTGGTTACCCATGGTTTTATCGTCCCGAGGAATTGGAGAGAGAAGGATTTCCATGGATTCGTTCTTCAGAAGTTCGTTATGGTTTACTAAATAAAGAAATGCGAGATAAACTAGATTTAAATAGTTATATGCTTCAGCGATATTATGAAACGGTAAAAGAAACCCCTACCTTTGATGGGGATTCAAAGGAAGAAGCGCAACGAAGAGAAATGTTCTATCTGAATATGAATTGGTTTATGACCAATTTGCTAGATCGCAAGGACCGTATGAGTATGGGTGCAAGTCTGGAGGTTCGTGTTCCTTTTAGTGATCATAGACTTGTAGAATATGTGTGGAATGTACCGTGGGAAATGAAGCGTTATAGGGATCAAGAAAAAGGGATTTTGCGAAAAGCCTTGGAAGGTATTCTTCCTCATGAGGTTTTATACCGCAAAAAGGCTCCTTATCCCAAAACTCATCACCCAGCTTATACAAAAGCAGTGGTTAAGTGGATGGATGAAATTTTGGAGGATCCCAACTCACGTTTATTTGATATTTTTGATGGAAAACAAATAGAGGAACTTGTTAGAAGTGAAGGGAAATCCATCCAAACTCCTTGGTATGGTCAACTAATGACTGGTCCTCAGCTTTTGGCTCATTTAGGTCAAATCGACCATTGGTTACGAAAATATAAGGTGGAGATTGATATATAAATAGGGAACCCCAGGCTAGATAAAGCCTGGGGTTTTTGGTTAATTAGCTCTAATGGGGTTGTTTGGTGCGCGTTGACGCTAATTTTTGAGCATTGATGACCTATAAGTTTAATTGTTGCGCACAGTTTCTTAAAACCTGCGCATTAACTCAAGAAAGTTGCACATAAAACTCTTGAAGGTTGCGCATATACTCAACAATTCACGCGTTGTCTCATGGGAGTGAGCATAGCAACAGTATATTGAGCATAGTGCTGAAAAACCCGAGCATAAAACATTAAATTTTGAGCATACCTCAAGTGATATCTGCGCATAAACTTTGTTTTGGGCGCATTGAGTCTTACATTTGAGCCCATAGATTAAAAGTTGAGCATACAACATCCAAAGGTCGATCATGTTCATCAAAATCAATAAAAGGATGGTTAATTAAACACTAGTTCAACCCTAGGTACAATTTAAAATTAACCAAACTTTTTCAATAGAAAGTTACACTATCAGGTCGTCTGTTTAGAAACAAAGGCCATTGTAACCCACTTTCTTCCTTTCCAACGATACAACATGATGATTCCTCTTAACCATTCATCAGCTATGAACCCAATCCATACTCCGACCAATCCCCAGCCGAGATAGAGTCCGAAAAACCAAGCAAAAGTAACACTAATTCCCCACATGGATAGGATGCCCATATACACAGGGAAACGAACATCCCCCGCTGCCCTTAATGAATTAATCACTACAAGATTAAAGGCACGGCCAGGTTCTAAAATAACAGTTAATAATAAAAGAGTTGCCCCTTCTGCAATAATCGTCTCGTTATTAGTGAAAATCCCTAAAAGGGGTTGGGCAAAATACAGTACAATACCAGCCATACCTATTGAAATAAAAATAGACAGAATCAGGCTTCGGATACATCGTTTGTATGCATCCTCAATTTCGCCTGCTCCAATCATATGACCGATCAAGATTTGATTTCCTTGGCCAATAGCGATAGCCGCAAGAAAGATAAACATCATAATGTTTTGGGTATACACTTTCGTTGTTATAGCTACTGTTCCCATTTGGGCAATGAAATAGGTGATGAGCATCTGACTCGCATTATATGAAAGATGTTCACCTGCCGATGGTATTCCTATTTGCAATAAGCTTTTGACGTGTGCTTTTTGATAAGATAAAAAGGACCGAATAGGAAGAGAGCCTTCACTACGTTTCAGTAAAAGGAATAACAAAACAAGAAACCCTATGAATCTACTAATAGAAGTTGAGTATGCTACCCCCACTACTCCAAAAACAGGGAATCCAAAGGGACCAAAGATTACAAAATAGTTTCCAATTACATTTAGGATATTCATCCCAATAGTGACATACATCGTATCCTTGGTATATCCATAACTCTTTAATATTGCACCCACTGTCATAATCATGGCTTGAACAAAGATCAGACCACCTACGACGGTCATATAAACGCTAGCTTCACCCATTAGTTCTTTTGGAAGATCCATGATTCCTAGGATTTGTTCTGAGAAAACAAAGAGCCCTATACTTAAAGCAAGTGAAAACCATAAATTCAACCCAAGAGAGGTCATCGCAATTGTTCCAGCTTCTTTCTCCCGGTCTGCCCCTAAGTTCTGGGCAACAAGAATAGCCGCCCCTGTGGCCACAAAACCAAACATAACTATAATGACGGATAAAATTTGGTTGGAAACTCCCACTGCAGCTACTGCATTATCCGAATACTGACTGAGCATTAAGGTATCGGCATTCCCCATAAGCATATGGAGAAGAACTTCTACAAATATGGGCCATGTTAACGTAAATAGGGTTAGTTTTTTCTTTTGGTGTTGTTGGTCCATAGTTAACCTCCTTGTAACATTTCCGAAAAAACAATAAAACATAGTGTACCTTGTGTTATGTATAATAGAAAGAGAGGATTCCGAAAACATTTATACAATTCCGACTTGAAAGGAGGTCTGAAAATGGTTTCTTTTGTTTCTTTCGCTTCTCCTCCGCTTCCCATTTTTATAAAGGCGGGCAGAGCAACCTATCGTCCTGGCATGATGCATTTCTGCAGGACTTTTTCGATATTTGATTTTTTGTATGTACATAAAGGAGCTCTCCATATGACCGAGAATAACCAGTCTCATACGATTCATGAGGGGGAATATTTGTTTCTTGTTCCAGGCTTTGAGCATTATGGTCACAAAGGGTGCGAAGAGGAAACAATTTACACTTGGATTCATTTTGCAACGAATGCGCCTATTCAATTGTTGGAAAAGTCAACTATGGTATGGTCTGAGATTCTTCAAAAGGAATCAACCTTTTTAGAACCAGGAGAATATCGATGGATTCTTCCTAGAAAGAAAAAAGTGGAACATCGACTACTGTTGGAAAGGATTTTGGATCAACTTTTATATGCTCATCAAAGTACTCATCCATTAGAACGAATAGAAGAACAGCCAATTTTTCAGCAGGTTCTGGTCCACATTCAAAAGGAAGGATTTGATGCGCCGACATCATCTGAAAACATAGCTCAGCAGGCTATTCAATATATAGAAAAACATTATCAAGAAGAGTTCCGTATTCAAGAAATGGCTCAGGAACTGCATTTCCATCCGGATTATGTTGCTAGGGTTATGAAGCAAACGACCGGACTTTCTCCCGTTGAGTACGCGAATCAATTTAGAATTACAAAAGCAAAGCATCTTTTGGTAAATACAGATTTAAAAGTAGCTGCTATTTCTCACGATGTTGGTATTAAAGAACAAACCTATTTTTCGAGGTTATTTAAAAAATACGAAGGTGTTACTCCGATAGAGTACAGGGAACTCATGAAGAGAAACTAATAGGCGTGGGCCAAAATAGAAAAAAGATGATTCCTCATTGGAATCATCTTTCCTAGATTAACTTTTTGATCCTAAAGTTCTACAACTACAAATCCGTAGGGACTAAGGGTAAGTTGTTGTTGTAAATCTACTTGGTCATTACCTAAAAGGGTTTTACCTGAACCTAAAGATAATGAACTTAGATCCATCATTTGTTCATGGTCATTTCGATTCAGAATAAATAGAAGCCTTTGGGATCCAGATGTTTTTTCGTATACAACTACATTCGTATCATCATTGGTATACAAAAATTTAAAGGTGCTGTTATTTCCAAAAGCAGGAACATCTTTCCGTAATTTTAATAATTTTTGAAGATAATTGAATAATTCTCTGTCTTGGTCCTTTTCTTCCCAAACCATACATTTGCGGCAACCCGGGTCTTGTCCACCAGCCATTCCAATTTCATCTCCGTAATAAATACAAGGCGTCCCAGTAAAGGAAAGTTGGAATAAATAAAGAAGTTTCACTCGATCTTTGTTGCCATCTGCAAGTGTGAGAACACGTGGTGTGTCATGACTGTCTAACAAATTAAAAGCGACTTCGTTCACGTTTTCAGGATAAGCGTGAATCACTCTGGTAATGGTATTCGCAAATTGGGAAGCAGACATGGCTTCTTTTGCGAAAAATTCAATAGCTCCATGGGTAAATGGGTAATTCATAACCGCATCAAACTGATCTCCCTGAAGCCAAGGCATGGAGTCATGCCAAATCTCCCCTAAAATATAGGCGTCCGGTTTTGCCTCTCTAACAACTCGGCGAAAATCTCTCCAAAAAGAATGATCAATTTCGTTTGCAACGTCTAGACGCCATCCATCAATATCAAATTCTTCAATCCAATAACGCGCGACATCTAACAGATAATCTCTTACTTCAGGATTCTCTGTGTTCAGCTTAGGCATGGAAGCAACAAAACCAAAGGTATCGTAATTTGGCTTCGGCTCAGTTTGGATCGGAAACTCCCTTAAATGAAACCAATGTCTATACTCAGACTTTTCTTGTTTTTTAAGAACATCTTGAAATTGAGGGAAATAATAGCCACTGTGATTAAAAACAGCGTCCAACATAACTTTAATGCCTCGCGCATGACATTCTGAAACTAATTTTTTAAAAGTATGCTTATCCCCAAATTGTGGGTCAATTTCCATATAGTCAATAGTGTCATATTTATGGTTTGAATAAGCTTTGAATATCGGGGTGAAATAAATTCCATTGACACCCAAATCCACCAAATGGTCCAGGTGATTCATAACACCTTGGAAGTCCCCACCAAAGAAATTGGTAGGAGTTGGTTCTTCGCTTCCCCAGGCAAGTGTTCCTTCAGGATCGTTGGGTCTGTCCCCGTTGGCAAATCGTTCAGGAAAAATTTGATACCAAACAGTATCCTTTACCCAATCAGGTGCATCAAACACATCAATTTCGTTTAAGAATGGGAAAGAAAAGTAATAAGCAGGATCCTCTATGAGCTGATCAAAAAACCCTCTTTCTGTATAGACGGTAGTTTCTGTTTGATCAGCAATGACGAAACCATATCGGAGTCTTCGAAATGGTGGTTCATAGGCAGCAAACCAATAATCAAATAAGTCATCTGACCCACTCTTCACCATGGGTTGTGTATGATATACCCATTTATCGTTTTCCCATTCATACTGATCACCTGTAATTAAATCTACTTTTTGGACGTCATTTTTTTTAGTTTGGAGACGGATATGAATGGTTTTTTTGTCGTAACTGTAGGCAAAATTATTTTTAGGACGGTGGTATATACCTTCTTTTAACATGTTTAACATCCCTTCTTCTTTTTATGGTCAAGTTTGTGCAATCGATTGCTCATATAGGTACAAAACGCAACTTTATTTGGTTTTAGACTAGTTTATTCTTTGTTAAAAGTCAATGGTTTAAAAGGATTACATGAAAAGTGCTTTAAATTGAGGGAATGGCCCTAAAAAATTATTTAAAAAAAAGGTTGTCAAATTTAAAAAACCATGGCATAATTTGAATTGTAATCAAACAGTGCAATCGCTTTCACAAACGGCAGAGCGATTTTTAATTGTTCAGTTTGTGCAAACGTTTGTGCAAAATAAAAATTCCTATATGGAGGGGTCGTTAATGAAAAAAGCGTTACTAGTACTATTTAGTTTAATGCTTGTTGCTGTGCTGGCTGCATGTGGACCAGACCGTGAAGAAGACACTAATAACGGTAATGACAATGCAGCAACTGAGAATGAAGGAACTAATGAGGGGAATAACGAAGCAACTTCAGATATGCCTGAGAAACCAGAATCACTTACTATCTGGATGAATGATGAAGAAGATCAAATAGAAGCTATTGAGGCTTCTGCTTCTAGATTCACAGAAGAAACTGGAATTGAAGTGAATGTTGAAGGTGTAACAATGCTTGATCAAGTAGAGAAACTTGATCTTGATGGACCAAGTGGAAATGGGCCTGATATTTTCTTCCAACCACATGACCGTATTGGTGACCTTGTTATCCGCGGACTTGCAGAAGTAGTTGATCTTGGAGACAGTGCCGGTGATTACACAGATACGGCTATCCAAGCTGTTACTTATGAAGGAGATACATGGGGAGTTCCTGCTGTAGTAGAAACTTATACTTTATACTACAATAAAGATATTATTGGAGATCAAGTTCCAACTACTATGGAAGAACTTGAAACAATTATGAAAGATTATACAAATACTGCAAATGATGAGTACGGTATGTTAGCAGAAGCAAATAACTTCTACTTTATGTATCCATACTTTGCTGGATATGGCGGCTATGTATTTGCTAATGATAATGGAACTTATGATCCATCTGACATCGGGTTGAATAATGAGGGCGCTGCAAAAGGTGGAGAATTAATTCAATCCTGGTTTACGAATGGATATATGCCTAAAGAAATAACTGCAGATATCTTAAATGGTCTATTTAAAGATGGTAAAGTTGCAACAGTTATTAATGGACCTTGGATGATGGGTGAATATAAAGAAGCTCTTGGTGACAGTCTGGGTGCTGTAGCTCTTCCATTACTTGAAAATGGTGAGCATCCAAAATCTTTCGTAGGTGTGAAGACATTCATGCTTTCCTACTACTCTGAAAATAAAGAGTGGGCTACTGAATTAATGAAATATTTAACTAACACTGAAGAAGCCATTAACTACTTTACAACTGCTGGTGAATTACCTGCACGTAATGATTCTTTAGAAGACCCAGCTATTACAGGGGATCCAATTGTGGCTGCTTTCTTAGAGCAAGCTTCTTATGGTGAGCCAATGCCTGGTATTCCTCAAATGCAACAAGTTTGGGACCCAGCTAATGCTGCGCTTCAATTCATCGCTAACGGTGATGATCCAAAAGAAGTGTTAGACGAAGCTGTACAAATTATTCAGGATAATATTGCTGCTGCAAGCGGACAATAAAAAGGAGAAGGTGGATAGGAGTTGTCCTATCCACCTTATTCTTACAAGGGAGGATTAAAGATGGCTAGTCCACGACAAAAAAACATAAGAAAACATAATCCAACTGTAGCACTCGTATTGTCAATTCTTTTTGCTGGCCTTGGTCAATTGTACAACCGTAGATTTGTTAAAGGGTTACTTTTTTTAGTTATTGAAGCCGCCTTTATTATCACTATGTATGATTTCTTAAATATTGGTTTATGGGGAATTGTCACCCTTGGTACGATTCCGAGAGTTGACCATTCCATTATTTTGTTAATTCAAGGGATTATTGCTGTTTTAGTTTTAGCTTTTGCCATTGCTTTGTATATTTTCAATGTAGTTGATGCGAGAAAGGATGCAATTAAGCTTGCCAAGGGGGAGAAGCTTCCATCCTTAGTGCAAGAAATGAAAAACACATATGACAAGGGTTTCCCTTATATGCTTATTCTTCCAGGATTTATCATGCTTGTATTTGTAGTTATTTTGCCTTTACTATTCATGATTTCTTTAGCCTTTACAAACTACAATCTTTATAATTCACCACCTCGTAACCTTTTGGATTGGGTAGGTTTCGCTAACTTCGGAAAATTACTTGAAGCAGGGATCTGGAAAGATACGTTCTTTAGTGTATTTACATGGACGGTTGTTTGGACTGTAGTGGCAACTACACTGCAAATTGCATTAGGCCTCTTCCTTGCTTTATTAGTTAATGATAAACGTATTAAATTTAAACGTACTATTCGGACAGTGCTTATCCTGCCTTGGGCTGTACCAGCTTTTGTATCTATCCTAATCTTCTCGGCATTATTTAATGGAGAATTTGGCGCCATTAACCGAGAGATTTTAGGACCACTGGGAATGGCAGTTCCATGGATGTTAGACCCGTTCTGGTCTAAGATTGCACTTATATTAATCCAAACATGGCT of the Bacillaceae bacterium S4-13-56 genome contains:
- a CDS encoding DUF1516 family protein gives rise to the protein MIEGMIHSHVGGWSLAIVLILLAVIFLKTGQKKVSKILHMILRLVYVIIIISGGYLYSLYFQGAGNLGEATVKALAGLWVIFSMEMILVKMGKDKPTLSYWIQLIIALAITLVLGFGRLELGFLP
- the asnB gene encoding asparagine synthase (glutamine-hydrolyzing), translating into MCGISGWADFQKDLTSQRDTVEKMAKQLELRGPDEANTWVSPRAAFGHQRLIVVDPTGGGQPMQRVHDGHQYVLCYNGELYNTEDLRRELVQHGWSFQSHSDTEVLLTSYMEWKEDCVHKLNGIFAFAIWDEKAQELFVARDRLGVKPLFYHYENGSLLFASEIKALLAHPKLKPVVNEEGLSEILALGPSRTPGHGVFKDIHELRPGHIGTLNANGWRVNRYWNVESKEHTESLEETADHIRFLLKDSIERQLISDVPIGTFLSGGVDSSAITAIAAEKLKKESGATLPTFSIDFEENEKYFKKSKFQPNSDVEFIIKMTEEHGTNHFSAVMDNEVLADLLKEATELRDLPGMADVDSSLLWFCREIKKEVTVALSGECADEIFGGYPWFYRPEELEREGFPWIRSSEVRYGLLNKEMRDKLDLNSYMLQRYYETVKETPTFDGDSKEEAQRREMFYLNMNWFMTNLLDRKDRMSMGASLEVRVPFSDHRLVEYVWNVPWEMKRYRDQEKGILRKALEGILPHEVLYRKKAPYPKTHHPAYTKAVVKWMDEILEDPNSRLFDIFDGKQIEELVRSEGKSIQTPWYGQLMTGPQLLAHLGQIDHWLRKYKVEIDI
- a CDS encoding MATE family efflux transporter gives rise to the protein MDQQHQKKKLTLFTLTWPIFVEVLLHMLMGNADTLMLSQYSDNAVAAVGVSNQILSVIIVMFGFVATGAAILVAQNLGADREKEAGTIAMTSLGLNLWFSLALSIGLFVFSEQILGIMDLPKELMGEASVYMTVVGGLIFVQAMIMTVGAILKSYGYTKDTMYVTIGMNILNVIGNYFVIFGPFGFPVFGVVGVAYSTSISRFIGFLVLLFLLLKRSEGSLPIRSFLSYQKAHVKSLLQIGIPSAGEHLSYNASQMLITYFIAQMGTVAITTKVYTQNIMMFIFLAAIAIGQGNQILIGHMIGAGEIEDAYKRCIRSLILSIFISIGMAGIVLYFAQPLLGIFTNNETIIAEGATLLLLTVILEPGRAFNLVVINSLRAAGDVRFPVYMGILSMWGISVTFAWFFGLYLGWGLVGVWIGFIADEWLRGIIMLYRWKGRKWVTMAFVSKQTT
- a CDS encoding AraC family transcriptional regulator, producing the protein MTENNQSHTIHEGEYLFLVPGFEHYGHKGCEEETIYTWIHFATNAPIQLLEKSTMVWSEILQKESTFLEPGEYRWILPRKKKVEHRLLLERILDQLLYAHQSTHPLERIEEQPIFQQVLVHIQKEGFDAPTSSENIAQQAIQYIEKHYQEEFRIQEMAQELHFHPDYVARVMKQTTGLSPVEYANQFRITKAKHLLVNTDLKVAAISHDVGIKEQTYFSRLFKKYEGVTPIEYRELMKRN
- a CDS encoding alpha-glycosidase → MLKEGIYHRPKNNFAYSYDKKTIHIRLQTKKNDVQKVDLITGDQYEWENDKWVYHTQPMVKSGSDDLFDYWFAAYEPPFRRLRYGFVIADQTETTVYTERGFFDQLIEDPAYYFSFPFLNEIDVFDAPDWVKDTVWYQIFPERFANGDRPNDPEGTLAWGSEEPTPTNFFGGDFQGVMNHLDHLVDLGVNGIYFTPIFKAYSNHKYDTIDYMEIDPQFGDKHTFKKLVSECHARGIKVMLDAVFNHSGYYFPQFQDVLKKQEKSEYRHWFHLREFPIQTEPKPNYDTFGFVASMPKLNTENPEVRDYLLDVARYWIEEFDIDGWRLDVANEIDHSFWRDFRRVVREAKPDAYILGEIWHDSMPWLQGDQFDAVMNYPFTHGAIEFFAKEAMSASQFANTITRVIHAYPENVNEVAFNLLDSHDTPRVLTLADGNKDRVKLLYLFQLSFTGTPCIYYGDEIGMAGGQDPGCRKCMVWEEKDQDRELFNYLQKLLKLRKDVPAFGNNSTFKFLYTNDDTNVVVYEKTSGSQRLLFILNRNDHEQMMDLSSLSLGSGKTLLGNDQVDLQQQLTLSPYGFVVVEL
- a CDS encoding extracellular solute-binding protein, which produces MKKALLVLFSLMLVAVLAACGPDREEDTNNGNDNAATENEGTNEGNNEATSDMPEKPESLTIWMNDEEDQIEAIEASASRFTEETGIEVNVEGVTMLDQVEKLDLDGPSGNGPDIFFQPHDRIGDLVIRGLAEVVDLGDSAGDYTDTAIQAVTYEGDTWGVPAVVETYTLYYNKDIIGDQVPTTMEELETIMKDYTNTANDEYGMLAEANNFYFMYPYFAGYGGYVFANDNGTYDPSDIGLNNEGAAKGGELIQSWFTNGYMPKEITADILNGLFKDGKVATVINGPWMMGEYKEALGDSLGAVALPLLENGEHPKSFVGVKTFMLSYYSENKEWATELMKYLTNTEEAINYFTTAGELPARNDSLEDPAITGDPIVAAFLEQASYGEPMPGIPQMQQVWDPANAALQFIANGDDPKEVLDEAVQIIQDNIAAASGQ
- a CDS encoding ABC transporter permease subunit, with the protein product MASPRQKNIRKHNPTVALVLSILFAGLGQLYNRRFVKGLLFLVIEAAFIITMYDFLNIGLWGIVTLGTIPRVDHSIILLIQGIIAVLVLAFAIALYIFNVVDARKDAIKLAKGEKLPSLVQEMKNTYDKGFPYMLILPGFIMLVFVVILPLLFMISLAFTNYNLYNSPPRNLLDWVGFANFGKLLEAGIWKDTFFSVFTWTVVWTVVATTLQIALGLFLALLVNDKRIKFKRTIRTVLILPWAVPAFVSILIFSALFNGEFGAINREILGPLGMAVPWMLDPFWSKIALILIQTWLGFPFVFALFTGVLQSIPTDMYEAADVDGATRMQKFRNITFPFVLFSTAPLLIMQYAGNFNNFNIIYLFNEGGPAVRGQNAGGTDILISWVYKLTFDTNNYNMAAAITIIMGLIVSIFAFFQFRRTASFKEEGQI